AGGCCATCACACCGCTTCCGGTATAAGGAATATCGGTTAATTCCAGTAGCCCCTGCAGAGTGCCATCTTCACCGCCGCGACCATGCAAGGCGATAAACGCTTTACTGAAACCCATCTCTTTCAGGCGGGTGACATCCACATCGCGCGGATCAACACCATGCGCATCAACGCCGCCTTCACGCAAACCTGCCAGCACCGCTGCACCGGAATTAAGCGAAACGTCACGCTCGGCGGAGGTTCCGCCCAGCAGAACCGCTACTTTCTCAGCCACGGCGCTCCTCCTCCACAATCTGCGGTTTCAGTTTGCTCTCGGCCAGGCTGCGCGCAATCTTACCGACGTTACCAGCGCCCTGGATCAGGATCAGATCGTTGCCGGTCAGCACCGGTGCCAGCATCGCGGCAACCTGCGCCGGATCGGACACCAGAATCGGATCGATCTTGCCGCGACCGCGAATAGTGCGACACAGAGAACGGCTATCTGCGCCCGGGATCGCCGCTTCACCCGCCGGATAAACTTCCAGCATCAGCAGTGAATCCACCTGGGTCAGCACATTGGCGAAATCGTCATACAGATCTCGAGTACGCGTGTAACGGTGCGGCTGAAACAACATCACCAGGTTTTTATCCGGCCAGCCCGCACGCGCCGCTTTGATAGTGGCATCCACTTCTGTCGGATGGTGACCATAATCGTCAACCAGCATCGCGGTACCGGTTTTACCGTTTACATCTTGCAGCGGGTATTCACCAAGGAAATCAAAACGGCGGCCTGTGCCCTGGAAGCTTTCAAGCGCGCGCAGGATCGCGTCATCTTCGATCCCCTCTTCCGTCGCTACCGCAACAGCCGCCGCCGCGTTTAACGCGTTATGGCGACCTGGCGCATTCAGCGTCACGCGCAGTTCCGGTTTATCCTGGCGCACCAGCGTAAAGTGCCCCTGCGGCCCAACCTGACGGTAGTTTTCCACGCGAACATCCGCATCATCACTAAAACCGTAGGTGGTAATCTGGCGACCTACTCGCGGCAACAGCTCACGAATAACAGGATCGTCGA
This genomic interval from Kosakonia sacchari SP1 contains the following:
- the murC gene encoding UDP-N-acetylmuramate--L-alanine ligase, encoding MNTQELAKLRSIVPEMRRVRHIHFVGIGGAGMGGIAEVLANEGYQISGSDLAPNPVTQQLTSLGATIYFNHRPENVSDASVVVASSAISADNPEIVAAHEARIPVIRRAEMLAELMRFRHGIAIAGTHGKTTTTAMVASIYAEAGLDPTFVNGGLVKAAGVHARLGHSRYLIAEADESDASFLHLQPMVAIVTNIEADHMDTYQGDFENLKTTFINFLHNLPFYGRAVMCVDDPVIRELLPRVGRQITTYGFSDDADVRVENYRQVGPQGHFTLVRQDKPELRVTLNAPGRHNALNAAAAVAVATEEGIEDDAILRALESFQGTGRRFDFLGEYPLQDVNGKTGTAMLVDDYGHHPTEVDATIKAARAGWPDKNLVMLFQPHRYTRTRDLYDDFANVLTQVDSLLMLEVYPAGEAAIPGADSRSLCRTIRGRGKIDPILVSDPAQVAAMLAPVLTGNDLILIQGAGNVGKIARSLAESKLKPQIVEEERRG